From the Trifolium pratense cultivar HEN17-A07 linkage group LG4, ARS_RC_1.1, whole genome shotgun sequence genome, the window TCAATTTCCACCAATCCCTTTGGATCTGTTTGGATGTTGAGATTACTGTAAAAGTAGTTGGTGAGCCAGAGTCTCAGACAAATTACCCTATGAAATTCAATCATATGTAATGTATGTTTGGTTCCATTTTTGAAGCAGACAAAATTGATTccaacttgaagctaaaatttagagtttttgCCTCTACAATCGATATTTAGcctcaaatttattgttcaactcacttcaacacgaatatatccaaacataaacatTTTAGTAGTTtacattcaactcacttttaataACACGAACCAAAATTTAACTCAATTCCACTCCGTTTTTGGTTACAAATTGAGCtttaattcaaaatcaatttttgtcacCTTATAACCAAACACGCACATAGAAGTTTTAGTGAGAATACTAAAAAAGGTTACCATTTTGTCATATTTTCATGTTGTCTAGAAGACTGTCTTGGATAAATTGAGAATactatgattatttttttttggattttcaacTATAACAAAACTAAAATCAAACTAAGTAAATTGTTGGCTCAATTGCCTTGTCAAAATTAATcgacaatccccggcaacggcgccaaaaattTGATAGATAAATTGCAAGTATACAATTATCGTCAAGTAGTAATTAAGATATCGTGTCCACGAGGATTGTCTTTAACTTTGAACCAAAACAATTAAACCAAtgctttaaaagaaaataaaagaatatttgGGGGTTTTGTTCATAAGAATTTGTTGGAAACGAAACGAATATTGGAATTTTATCGAACGGTTGGCGGGCGATTGGATCTCTTCGGTTCATTTCATAGTAATTTGTTTAGTGAATCATATTATATACTCATGAACTACTCAACTAGTTTCAAGATTGTAtcaataaaatgattattaattaCCAATCTATTGATAATAATCCTCTCACTTAATCACAACTCCCCAATCTTTTGAGTGAATTTGTGTTTAAGTGAGGTTTTCACAAGCATTGATTCCTAAATCACAATCAATAAACCTAAATCTCTAAAGTGATTATCAATTGTTCAATCATTCCTAGGTCCATAGCTAATTTCCATTCTTATGATAAATCAACTATTAAGTTCATCACACAATTTCGTCAAATTATATGATGCATTAAGTGCAAGAAATAATCAATTGAAACTAGATCATAATCCAATTGCATACAATCAAGTTCACATGGTTCAAACAAAGAACAATGAAAATCCCCTAGAAATCCAATCTAAGAATTTAGCCAAACACAGTGAAAGAGGAAATTACATGGATGAAAAGAATTGAAATCTTCATGACAAGAGGAATtggatgtgtttccacacttgatTTCTTGCTTGGATTCACCTTCTTGTTGCTTGAACTCAGCTCCAAAGACTCACTTTGATCCAAAATTTCGTAACCTTTTTCCAAAAAATGAGTTTCCAACTTATACTTTTCATCCtgtcagatctatcacgcccaGCGTGATACGCACCACGCCCAGCGTGAAAACCAGCAGCCAAAGCCAAGAAAATGCCAATGAATTACGCCCAGCGTGACATACCTACAACAACACTTTCTTTTGACAGCTTAAGGCCTTCAGCAACACTTTTTGATAGCTTTTCCTTGTTTCTTCCAACATAACCCAACTCTTCCAAACCATAAATTTCACTTATTCTAAGCTTAAAAACTCATCAAAAGGTCCTCTAACTCCCTTGAATTATGTCACTTTTAGTGTGTAATAACGGAGTTATCAGCTACTTAACTAGCGAACCCCCTATACATGAAATTATAGGATTTTACATCGTTCTCTAGTTAAGGACTTGTCATACAAACACCCCCTGTTAGGATTAAACTTGTATTGGGTTCGTTTGATGTTAGGCATGCGTTAAGCCTAGACCTAGGCCTAGCTTGCTAGTTGGCCTGCTCTTGACTCCCCCTCGCCCTTACTTGTCATGCACTCTTTGTATATGCCTATATAAGGTACTTTACCTTATGTGAATCAATTGAGAACACCATTTAcacaacaattggtatcagtgAGCCCTCAAGGGTCCTGCATACACGAAACACAGTTTGTTTCGCGCGCGCTCTTGTTGTTTTTCTGTTACAACTGTTTCCTTCCCAATCTTCATCGTGAATCTTGATCCCTCACACAATATTCATCACCGACTCTCATGGCTGAATCTTCCCACTTTATGCAACCTTTTATTCCCAAATTTGATGGCCATTATGATCATTGGTCTATGCTTATGGAAAATTTGCTTCGTTCTAAAGAATATTGGAGTCTCATTGAAGAAGGTGTCATCGTTGCTCCTGCAAATGCAATAATTGAACAAAGAAAACTTGCGGATGAAAGCAAACTCAAAGATTTGAAGGCCAAGAACTATCTTTTTCAAGCAATTGATCGTTCAATCTCGGAAACTATTCTTACTCGTGACACAGCTCGTAATATTTAGGAATCTATGAGAAGAAAATATCAAGGTTCAACAAAGGTTAAACGTGCTCAGCTTCAAGCCTTACGCAGAGAATTCAAAATCTTGACCATGAAAGACAATGAATCACTAAGTGATTACTTTTCAAGAACTTTAACTATTGCCAATAAAATGACTTCACATGGTGAAACCATGAATCAAATTAAAGTTGCTGAAAATGTTTTAAGATCCATGACTTCCAAGTTCAACTATGTTGTGTGTTCCATAGAAGAGTCAAATGATGTAACTACCCTTACAATTGATGAATTGCAAAGTAGTTTACTGGTTCATGAACAAAGGATGAAAACCACACAAGATAAACATGAAGAACAAGCCTTGAAAGTGTCTTATGGCTGAGCTGGAGGAAGAGGGAGAGGAAGGAACAGTTCAAGGGGTGGTAGAGGAAGAGAAAGCAAAGAATTGATTGAATGCTATAGATGTCACAAACTTGGGCATTATCAAAATGAATGTCCAACTTGGGAAGAAAGTGCAAATTATGCAGAATTTGATGAATATGAAGAAGTGTTGCTTATGGAACAAGAAAAGTCAAAAGAACCAATCAGTAGTGATTCAAAGGATGATATTTGGTTCCTTGATTCTGGTTGCAGTAACCACGTGGTGGGAAAGAAGGAATGgctatttgattttgattctgaATTCAGAGAATCAGTAAAGCTCGGTGACAATTCAAAGATGCCAGTCATGGCAAAGGGCAATTTGAAATTGTACATGAAAGGAATTGTGCAGGTGATAACAGGTGTGTATTATCTTCATGGGTTAAAGAATAATTTGTTGAGCATTGGAAAACTACAACAAAAGAACTTGACAATTGTTTTTTCAAACAATAATTGCAAAGTGTATCATGAAAGCAAAGACTTGCTTATGTCCACAGAAATGTCTGCCAATAGAATATATGTGATACATGCTTCAGTAATCACTCCCATCTGTCTTCAAGTCACAAAAATGGATCAAACtctaatgaaaaataaaataatagttgaTATTTGTTGGTGCAGCATCTGGTGAGCCTCCCTTGCTTCTAGCAGCTTCTGTTCACTGTGCCACAAGATCAGCAGTCAAAGAAGCAAGGAAACAGCTGTTATCATGGAGCAACTCAGTCTCAGATGATGGGTCAGATTCAACATTTCAGTTAGGGGTCCCTGCAACCATGCATGTAGTAAAGGAACTCAGTGGACTAGACATTGTACAAAGATACTTGAAATGGAAAATGGACAACAAGTAAAAAAATACCTCAATCACAACAAATCATTATCTTGTAAATGAAAGCTAGACATGTTGATCAACTTAAAATCAGGAATTTATGAACCGGTGTATGCTGTGAAAAACTGGAATCCAAGAGAAACTTGAACCGGTTCATTAATTAATGAATCGGTGCATGCGtgattttttgaagaaaataggCAGATTTATTCCTACTTAAGGCTTGTTTTTTTGTATAAACAGAGGTTGTTATATGCACAAAAAATTAAGAGATCAAGGGAGAATTAATTGAGATTATGATTTGCAACCACTAAatctagggttttagagagaaaaaaagtggttttctcttggtacaattCTAGGGGTTGAGCAAATTATCTTTGTATTCACCTTATGAAATACTAAATCATTGAGTCTATTGGCCATGAGTAAAGATTGGAAGATGGTGGAATTAGAATTGAAGACTAATTCTTGTTATAGCTTTTGGAATCTCGTTATAACGAAACTCATCGATATAGTGGAACAgagggctgctctctcccccagataTAGGTCATTGTTGGACCAAACTGGGTAAAAAAATATCACGCGTTTCTTTTTATGGTGTTGCTAGTTTtattgttcgtgattattatcgCATTCCTTTGATTATTGGTTGCCTTTAATTTTGCTCCGCGCATCCAAATATTATTGGTGTGAGTGTGACTAATTCGAATTCATAACAATTGACGCTCACCATGGGACAATCGGAATAAATCATTAAGTGAGCACCAAAGGTACCAAGTGAGACATTAAGAAGTTTACTGACAGTAAGGACTTCGTGGGGTTGATtacaatgtaagtcccacattgctaatgaaggaaaaaatgtcaagaaatttttttttgaacaagaaaagatcaagaaaattatatttgagaaacacttgtaaacactttaagtttatatttgtgttgtttttcttttctcttatgctcttgtttaagagtatttgagatgtagttcaaatatttactttggagagtgtggatGTACCGGGGCATGaggtggttgagagtgaagtctatgtattgtaacaatttttacatagtgtttattctctggttgtcggttttgtaTAAGCATTGAAGAACGAGACTCTTATGCTGGCACATCTCAACATCTACTGTGTGCGTTACCTTACCTAAGTACtttgaaaatttcaaagatACTATCATTGGTTAGTGTTACTCAATTTAATTGGCTTTGGAATGGGAAGTTGGTACTTGAAGAACTTCTATTGTCATTATTATGCACCTAAactcaatcatttttttttttgtaaagaagGAATAAATAACCTCACCTGATTCTAAACGTGCTACTAAACTTTTCTTCTagtattaaacaaacaaaaatggtGCTACCACTCACTTATAGCCATCACTCTATCATGTTATGTTATGACAAAATCTCTGATTGAAAATGATATGATATACCGGTTCCCTGCTGTccaccacacacacacacacacacatatatatatatatatatatatatatatatatatatatatatatatatatatatatagtagtgTGCAAAAATATTGGCCCACACaatatttgtattattattattatgtttaaaataaaaataacttttattaaaataatatatgattGAAAGCCTTATCCAGCTACTACTTACTATAATAGAAGCACAACTTGAACTGACAAATAAGAGCTGTCTGAACTCTGAAAACTGAAAAACAGTTAGTGAAATATGGATGTGAAGAACAGTAGTGAGATTCAAACAAGTTTGGTTTTTTGTGTTAATGGTGACAAGTTTGAGTTATCCAAAGTTGATCCATCAACCACTTTGCTTGAGTTCTTGCGTACTCAAACTAGATTCAAGAGTGTCAAACTTGGTTGTGGTGAAGGTATATCAATATCATATATCCTATCAATTTTTCTGCCTGATTTggattttgaatatttttttatatttttatttcaatagcTTGATATGgaaatcatcattttttttctctatgtttgactttgtattttttaaagtttCAGCAATTTTGGTACTGATTGTGATGAAttctcatttctttttgtttcaataggattagtttatttaaataatacttTATGATTCTGAATGTTGACTTGGTGAAATTAACAAATTCTGAGTAGTGTTACATATTGAAACTTGGACTACTTTAATCATAGTTTAGAGCCTAAGGATATTTATATATACAAATCTGTACTCAGAGTTACATATTTGTATATTGAAACTTGCCGTGTAGATATTTGTGCAGAGATTTTAAGAAATACAACAAGAAATCATCGTAAGATACGATTCGATGTATGCGTAAAATCATAATAACCCTCAATTTCTTTTCAACTTTATACTTCATGCTTTGACATGGTTGGTTGTAGGTGGTTGTGGTGCTTGTGTAGTTCTAATCTCCAAGTATGATCCGTTGCACAACAGAGTTGACGATTTTACTGTGAGTTCTTGTCTCACGCTACTTTGTAGCATACATGGATGTTCAATAACAACTAGTGAAGGCATTGGAAATAGCAAACAAGGATTCCATCCAATTCATGAAAGATTTGCTGGATTCCATGCTTCTCAATGCGGTTTCTGTACTCCCGGAATGTGTGTTTCCCTCTTCGGCGCTCTTGTCAATGCCGAAAAGAGCAGTTCTCCAGAGCCACCGACTGGTTTCTCAAAAATTGCTGTTTCCGGGGCTGAAAAGGCCATTGCAGGTAACCTTTGTCGATGCACAGGTTACCGACCGATTGCTGATGCCTGCAAAAGTTTTGCAGCGGATGTTGATATGGAGGATCTCGGGTTGAACTCTTTCTGGAGAAAGGGAGAGAGCAAAGAAGGAAGACTTAATAAGTTGCCTCGATATGATCACAATCACAAGAATATCGAATTTCCTATGTTTTTGAAGGAAATCAAACATGACTTGTTCATAGCTTCTGAGAAACATAGTTGGCACAAACCTGCTAGCTTAAAAGAGCTTCAAAGTTTATTGGAATTAAACCATGCCAATGAAATCAAGATAAAAGTTGTTCTTAATAATACTGGTATGGGATATTACAAAGATAAACAAGGCTATGATAAGTATATTGATCTAACTGGAATTTCGGAGCTCTCAAAGATTAAAAAGGATCAATCAGGGATTGAAATTGGAGCTGCAGTTACAATAACTAAAGCTATCGAAGTTCTAAAGTTTCAAAACAAGAATGATTTTAACTCAGACTTTGTAATGATACTTGAAAAGATTGCTGACCATATGAACAAAGTGGCCTCGGGGTTTATTCGGAACACGGCCAGTGTAGGTGGTAATTTGGTGATGGCACAAAAGAGTAAGTTTCCTTCGGATATAGCTACTATACTTCTTGCTGTGGATTCAATGGTTCGCATAATGACTGGTTCAAAGTTTGAATGGCTTTCTTTGGAGGAATTTCTGGAGAGACCACCTTTAGGTTTGGAGTGTGTGGTTTTAAGCATTAAAATTCCTAGTTTGGAAACTATGAAAAGCGAATCTTCAAATACAAAAAGTAGATTTCTCTTCGAAACTTACCGAGCTTCTCCTCGGTCGCTTGGAAATGCACTTTCTCACTTAAATGCTGCTTTCCTTGTTCAGGTGTCTCCATGCAAGGATAGTGAAGGAACCATTATAGATACTAGTAGGTTGACTTTTGGTGGTTTTAAGACTAAGCATGCAATCAGAGCTAAAAATGTCGAAGAATTTTTAGCAGGAAAGTTGTTAAGTGTTAGCAATCTGTATGATGCCATCAACATGCTTACAGATACTGCCACTGCTAATATACCTCACGATGAAGCCTCGAAAAATGCTTACCTTTCGAGTTTAGCAGTAGGTTTTCTTTTTCAGTTCTTTAACTCGTTGATTGATAGTCCTGCAAAAATAAACAATGGTTATTTAAATGGACATACTCATTTGCCTTCGGTTGAGGCGTCTCAGAATCACGTTCAGCCTAACATATTTCCTACTTTATTGTCGTCCGGGAAGCAAATCCTTGAATCAGGCAGTGAATATAGACCAATCGGTGAGCCAGTCACAAAATCCGGCGCTGCATTACAAGCATCAGGTTTGTTTAGACAAAGTTTTGAATTACATTCTGATGAAAGTTTCCTTGATTATGCATTttgattgaaatttaaaaatattaaacataatttCACATACAGGTGAGGCTGTGTTTGTGGATGACATTCCATCACCAATAAATTGCCTACACGGAACATATATTTATAGTTCGAAACCATTGGCAAGGATAACAAGTATAAAACTCAGACAAGAGTTGGAACTTGATGGAGTGAGGGGCATCCTTTCTAGTAAAGACATTCCTAAGGGCGGGGAGAATCTTGGAGCAAAGAGTATATTTGGTTCAGAACCTTTATTTGCCGAAGATATTGCTAGATGTGTTGGTGAACGTCTTGCATTTGTGGTGAGTGCTTAAATCCCTTATTTTGATCCAAAATGTATGATCTTCTGTGAAGAAATTTTTTCCAGTATATTTCAAAGTTTCAATTCAAGTACAAGCACTAACTCGTATATACAGACTGTTCTAAACCTTACGAGCCTGATTAATCGACCGTATacaaacaattacaaatatacGTTATTTACAACATTCTGTTTCATTATTTAGAGATTTGATACAATGCTTTAACATTTTCTCTGGATGGCTTCTTTAGGTTGCAGATACTCAGAAACTGGCAGACATGGCTGCAAATTCATCTGTTGTTGATTACAGTGTTGAAAATCTTGAACCACCTATCCTAAGTGTTGAAGATGCTGTTGAAAGATCTAGTttttttgaagttcctccatttTTATGTCCAAAATATCAAATTGGTGATGTATCAAAAGGAATGGCTGAAGCAGATCACAAGATTGTTTCTGCGGAGGTAAACACACAGAATAAGTTTGTTTGTGGTTCTTGATATAATGTTTAACTTAGCTTATGAATAATGAATGTTTTTGTTTACTCATCAAACATATTCACTGTCATCATCTATCGATGAAACTCAGATAAAACTTGGATCTCAATACTATTTCTACATGGAGACACAAACCGCGCTTGCTGTACCAGATGAAGACAATTGCATTACTGTTTACTGTTCAAGTCAATGCCCTCAGTCGGTACATTCTACTATAGCAAAATGCCTTGGTATTCCTGAAAATAATGTTAGAGTCATTACAAGAAGGGTTGGGGGAGGTTTTGGAGGAAAAGGTGCACGATCTGTAGCGGTAatcttttagttgtttttaatttctcttcttacaattttttttctttattatataacTTCAATCACTTTCTTAGTATGACTATGTGTGTGTTTGGTCTGCGGTAacaaagatttatttttgaaagaattttaCGAAgttttttctgtcaaaaaaactttgtaaaaaTGACTCTGGCTAACAGTGAGTTGAAGGCatagtgatttatgtttggatacattcatGCATACATGATCATTTTATGTAATGCTATGTGCAGACTGCTACATCTTGTGCACTAGCAGCGCACAAATTACAGCGACCGGTCAGGATGTATCTAAACCGAAAGACAGATATGATAATGGTTGGAGGAAGGCATCCAATGAAGATAACATACAGTATAGGGTTTAAGAATAATGGGAAGATTACTGCATTACACCTTGAGATTTTGGTTGACGCCGGGATTTATACTGATGTTAGCGTAATAATGCCGCGCAACATAGCCGGAGCACTTAAAAAGTATAACTGGGGTGCTCTATCTTTGGATATTAAATTATGCAAAACAAATCTTCCTAGTAGATCTGCAATGAGGGGCCCAGGGGACTTGCAAGGATCATTCATCGCCGAAGGTATTATAGAAAATGTTGCAGCTACGCTTTCGATGGATGTAGATTCTGTTAGAAGCGTTAATCTTCACACCTACACAAGTCTTAAGGAATTCTATGATGATTCTTGTGGTGAGCCTCTTGAATATACCATGCCTTTAATATGGAATAAGTTAGCTGTTTCTACAAACTATGAGCTGAGAGTAAACAAAGTGAAAGAGTTTAACAGTATAAACATTTGGAAGAAAAGGGGAATATCTCGAGTACCGGTGTTGTATGAGCTGAACCTAAGACCTACTCCAGGAAAAGTTAGTATTTTATCAGATGGTTctgttgttgttgaagttgGAGGAATTGAATTGGGTCAGGGTTTATGGACAAAGGTGAAACAAATGGCTGCGTTTGCACTCGGCATGATTCAATGCGACGGAAGTGGAAATCTTTTGGATAAAGTTAGGGTTGTACAAGCTGATTCATTGAGCTTGATTCAAGGAGGATTAACTGCTGGGAGTACTACATCAGAGTCAAGCTGCGAAGCTGTTAGGCTTAGCTGCAATATCTTGGTTGAAAGACTAAAACCTATCAAGAACAAGCTTCAAGAGGAAACTGGTTCTATCAAGTGGGA encodes:
- the LOC123921747 gene encoding indole-3-acetaldehyde oxidase-like, producing MDVKNSSEIQTSLVFCVNGDKFELSKVDPSTTLLEFLRTQTRFKSVKLGCGEGGCGACVVLISKYDPLHNRVDDFTVSSCLTLLCSIHGCSITTSEGIGNSKQGFHPIHERFAGFHASQCGFCTPGMCVSLFGALVNAEKSSSPEPPTGFSKIAVSGAEKAIAGNLCRCTGYRPIADACKSFAADVDMEDLGLNSFWRKGESKEGRLNKLPRYDHNHKNIEFPMFLKEIKHDLFIASEKHSWHKPASLKELQSLLELNHANEIKIKVVLNNTGMGYYKDKQGYDKYIDLTGISELSKIKKDQSGIEIGAAVTITKAIEVLKFQNKNDFNSDFVMILEKIADHMNKVASGFIRNTASVGGNLVMAQKSKFPSDIATILLAVDSMVRIMTGSKFEWLSLEEFLERPPLGLECVVLSIKIPSLETMKSESSNTKSRFLFETYRASPRSLGNALSHLNAAFLVQVSPCKDSEGTIIDTSRLTFGGFKTKHAIRAKNVEEFLAGKLLSVSNLYDAINMLTDTATANIPHDEASKNAYLSSLAVGFLFQFFNSLIDSPAKINNGYLNGHTHLPSVEASQNHVQPNIFPTLLSSGKQILESGSEYRPIGEPVTKSGAALQASGEAVFVDDIPSPINCLHGTYIYSSKPLARITSIKLRQELELDGVRGILSSKDIPKGGENLGAKSIFGSEPLFAEDIARCVGERLAFVVADTQKLADMAANSSVVDYSVENLEPPILSVEDAVERSSFFEVPPFLCPKYQIGDVSKGMAEADHKIVSAEIKLGSQYYFYMETQTALAVPDEDNCITVYCSSQCPQSVHSTIAKCLGIPENNVRVITRRVGGGFGGKGARSVATATSCALAAHKLQRPVRMYLNRKTDMIMVGGRHPMKITYSIGFKNNGKITALHLEILVDAGIYTDVSVIMPRNIAGALKKYNWGALSLDIKLCKTNLPSRSAMRGPGDLQGSFIAEGIIENVAATLSMDVDSVRSVNLHTYTSLKEFYDDSCGEPLEYTMPLIWNKLAVSTNYELRVNKVKEFNSINIWKKRGISRVPVLYELNLRPTPGKVSILSDGSVVVEVGGIELGQGLWTKVKQMAAFALGMIQCDGSGNLLDKVRVVQADSLSLIQGGLTAGSTTSESSCEAVRLSCNILVERLKPIKNKLQEETGSIKWEALILQAYMQAVNLSASSYFVPSKNSMKYINYGGAVSEVEIDLLTGETRFLQTDIIYDCGQSLNPAVDLGQIEGSFIQGLGFFMLEEYETNLDGLVLQDGTWNYKIPTIDTIPQQFNVEILNSEHHQHRILSSKASGEPPLLLAASIHCATRSAVKEARKQLLSWSNLDESDLTFQLGVPATMPVVKELSGLDIVQRYLKWKMDNK
- the LOC123922283 gene encoding uncharacterized protein LOC123922283 gives rise to the protein MRRKYQGSTKVKRAQLQALRREFKILTMKDNESLSDYFSRTLTIANKMTSHGETMNQIKVAENVLRSMTSKFNYVVCSIEESNDVTTLTIDELQSSLLVHEQRMKTTQDKHEEQALKVSYG